From a region of the Verrucomicrobiia bacterium genome:
- a CDS encoding dUTPase: protein MEKPDQLRELFRMQQALNERIGVRTAGMSDEEKTKWILNYCRAMTQEIAELTDSVPWKWWAKYQKFDEQNARVEVVDLFHFLISLAQVLGMSADDVFAAYVKKNEVNFQRQDSGYAVKNHDDSKHI from the coding sequence ATGGAAAAGCCAGACCAGCTTCGCGAGTTGTTCCGCATGCAGCAGGCGCTGAACGAGCGCATCGGCGTCCGGACGGCCGGCATGAGCGACGAGGAAAAAACGAAATGGATTCTCAACTACTGCCGCGCCATGACGCAGGAAATCGCCGAGCTGACCGACAGCGTGCCCTGGAAGTGGTGGGCGAAGTATCAGAAGTTTGACGAGCAAAACGCCCGCGTCGAGGTCGTGGACCTGTTTCACTTTCTCATCAGCCTGGCGCAGGTGCTCGGGATGAGCGCGGACGACGTGTTCGCCGCCTACGTCAAAAAGAACGAGGTCAATTTCCAGCGGCAGGATTCCGGCTACGCGGTGAAAAACCACGACGATTCAAAGCACATCTGA